In Amia ocellicauda isolate fAmiCal2 chromosome 7, fAmiCal2.hap1, whole genome shotgun sequence, one genomic interval encodes:
- the LOC136754117 gene encoding extracellular calcium-sensing receptor-like — translation MIFAIDEINNSSEILPGVTLGYSIYDSCAAIPMALRAAFDLLNGQEAEFSSNTSCTKPSFVPAIVGESGSTPTIAISRVVGPFKIPLVSHFATCTCLSNRREYPTFFRTLPSDFYQATALAQLVKYFGWTWIGAIRSDNDYGNFGMATFLETAQADGICIEYSVAFYRTNPREKILKVVDVIKKSTAKVIVAFLAPGDLLVLLRELSSQDIPALQWIGTESWVTGPQFLQYSFLSGAIGFGIPKSVIPGLKEFLVNIDQAQISSSPLLTEFWEDAFNCSFPGNTVSSKKKACKGTENLHDLQSVYTDTSQLRISNMVYKAVYAVAHSIHNLLCNNSKAPLNHCDRIMQIEPWQVLEQLNTVNFTTRRGDWVYFDANGDPVAIYELVNWQLNGEGKSEFVTVGFYDASAPEGQTFRMKGKNITWTGGQSKIPQSVCSESCPPGTRKAVQKGRPVCCFDCVPCGEGEISNTTDSSDCITCPLKYWPNAQKDECIPKSIEFLSFKEVLGIILVVFSVSGACVSVAVGLVFFTFRNTPIVRANNSELSFLLLFSLTLCFLCSLTFIGQPSEWSCMLRHTAFGITFVLCISCVLGKTIVVLMAFRATLPGNNIMKWFGPTQQRFSVFTFTLIQALICTLWLILSPPFPNQNMKYYKDRIILECDLGSAGAFWAVLGYIGFLSAMCFVLAFLARKLPDNFNEAKFITFSMLIFCAVWITFIPAYISSPGKFTVAVEIFAILASSFALILCIFAPKCYIILLKPQKNTKKHMMGKMPSKFL, via the exons ATGATCTTTGCCATTGACGAAATAAACAACAGTTCAGAGATTCTTCCTGGTGTTACACTGGGCTACAGCATCTATGACTCTTGTgctgcaattccaatggctttgAGAGCTGCATTTGACCTATTGAATGGACAGGAAGCAGAATTCTCCTCCAATACATCTTGCACCAAACCATCCTTTGTCCCAGCCATTGTGGGCGAGTCTGGATCTACTCCTACAATAGCCATTTCAAGGGTTGTTGGACCCTTTAAAATCCCACTG gtgAGTCACTTTGCCACTTGCACTTGTTTAAGTAACAGACGTGAGTACCCAACATTTTTCAGAACATTGCCCAGTGATTTTTATCAGGCCACAGCTCTGGCACAGCTGGTCAAATACTTTGGATGGACGTGGATTGGAGCAATAAGAAGCGACAATGATTATGGAAACTTTGGGATGGCAACATTCTTGGAGACAGCCCAGGCAGACGGCATCTGCATTGAGTACTCTGTGGCATTTTATAGAACCAATCCAAGGGAGAAGATTCTCAAAGTTGTGGATGTCATAAAGAAATCAACAGCAAAGGTTATTGTAGCTTTCCTAGCACCAGGGGATTTGCTTGTCCTGCTTCGAGAATTATCCAGTCAGGACATTCCTGCACTTCAGTGGATTGGCACTGAGTCCTGGGTAACTGGTCCACAATTTCTTCAGTACAGCTTCTTAAGTGGAGCAATCGGATTTGGTATCCCAAAATCTGTTATTCCAGGGTTGAAAGAGTTTCTGGTGAATATTGATCAAGCACAGATTTCTAGCAGTCCTCTCTTGACAGAGTTCTGGGAGGATGCATTCAATTGTAGCTTTCCAGGAAACACAGTCTCTTCAAAAAAGAAAGCCTGTAAGGGGACTGAGAATTTACATGATCTGCAAAGTGTTTATACAGACACATCTCAGCTAAGGATCTCCAATATGGTATACAAGGCTGTCTATGCTGTAGCTCATTCTATTCACAATCTGTTATGTAACAACTCCAAAGCCCCCTTAAATCACTGTGATAGAATTATGCAAATTGAACCATGGCAG GTACTGGAGCAGCTGAACACTGTGAACTTCACAACCAGGAGAGGTGACTGGGTATACTTCGATGCAAATGGGGATCCAGTAGCCATTTATGAACTGGTGAACTGGCAGCTCAATGGAGAAGGAAAATCTGAGTTTGTAACAGTGGGCTTCTATGATGCGTCGGCACCAGAGGGGCAGACATTCAGGATGAAGGGAAAAAACATCACCTGGACAGGAGGCCAGAGTAAG ATTCCTCAATCAGTGTGCAGTGAGAGCTGTCCCCCAGGCACTCGTAAGGCTGTTCAGAAGGGAAGGCCtgtctgctgctttgactgcGTACCATGTGGTGAAGGAGAGATCAGCAACACTACag aTTCCTCGGATTGCATTACATGTCCTCTAAAATACTGGCCAAATGCTCAGAAAGATGAATGCATCCCAAAGTCAATTGAATTCTTGTCATTCAAAGAAGTCCTGGGAatcattttagttgttttttcagTAAGTGGAGCGTGTGTAAGTGTTGCTGTCGGTTTGGTGTTCTTTACCTTCAGAAATACACCCATAGTAAGAGCCAAtaactctgagctcagtttcctcttgctcttctcattaactctgtgtttcctttgctcacttactttcattggccagccctctgagtggtcctgtatgttgcgccacacagcatttggcatcacatttgtcctgtgcatctcttgtgttctggggaaaacaatagtggtgttaatggccttcagggctacactgccaggcaataatattatgaaatggtttgggcccacacagcagaggttCAGTGTTTTTACTTTCACATTAATTCAGGCTTTAATTTGCACCCTGTGGCTAATTCTATCCCCCCCTTTTCCaaatcaaaatatgaaatactaTAAAGACAGAATCATTCTGGAGTGTGACCTGGGATCTGCAGGTGCATTCTGggctgtgttagggtatattggattCCTCTCTGCCATGTGCTTTGTGTTGGCTTTTCTGGCTCGTAAACTGCCCGATAACTtcaatgaagccaaattcatcacattcagcatgctcatattctgtgcagtctggatcACCTTCATCCCAGCTTATATCAGCTCTCCTGGCAAGTTCACAGTAGCTGTGGAGATATTTGCTATTTTAGCCTCAAGTTTTGCTCTGATACTTTGTATTTTTGCTCCCAAGTGTTACATTATATTACTGAAGCCACAGAAGAATACAAAGAAACACATGATGGGGAAAATGCCCTCCAAATTTCTGTGA
- the olfcu1 gene encoding olfactory receptor CU1: protein MMFRYISSLQLAIVIADMPVTQSVAKFDYRAFRWVQTMVFAIEEINSNTSLLPGVTLGYKIADSCDNIHNGLRGALSLVNGRDDEAFSPQCHRSSPLPAIIGLASSSPTRAVAHTVGPFSIPLISYFATCACLNNKQEFPSFLRTVPSDLFQVRGLVQLVNHFGWTWVGAIATDDDYGLYGIQAFAQQLEESGGCLSFYETIPKTYSAKKVKLIVEIIKFSTAKVIIVFMTEGRFLEILQEVVQQNITSRQWVASEAWVTATLLSTQEFHTTLGGTIGFAFRSAQIPGLREFLLRIRPSPYLPPNSHVCTGSEDLMETNNIYSDVSQLRVSYNVYKAVYAIAHALHKLLDCEREFGERVNFDQNGEPVPLYDIINWQKDDSGYIRFKKVGSFDGSAPEGKQLQIKEGSIVPKSVCSESCPFGTRIASRVGEPLCCFDCRPCADGEISNKTGSTECIKCPPDYWSDKQRIRCVARVVEFLSFQDTLGIILVILSFLGVSVTLAVFVTFYNFRSTPLVRANNSELSFLLLAALVLCFLCALTFLGEPSEWTCMARQAAFAISFVLCISCILVKTIVVLVAFSATLPGSNAIKLFGPLQQRGIIIICTAIQVLLCTVWLAVAPPFPFKNTMYQGGKIILECKVGSALAFYSVLGYIGFLSCICFALAFLGRKLPGSFNEAKFITFSMLIFFAVWISFIPAYQSSPGKYTVAVEIFAIFSSSFGLLVCIFVPKCYIILLRPEKNTKKCVMSQTLIALKYK, encoded by the exons ATGATGTTCCGGTATATAAGCAGCCTGCAGCTCGCTATCGTCATAGCAGACATGCCTGTTACACAGTCTGTGGCAAA GTTTGACTACAGGGCTTTCCGTTGGGTCCAGACCATGGTATTTGCGATTGAAGAAATCAACAGCAACACCTCCCTGCTTCCTGGGGTCACCCTGGGCTATAAGATTGCTGACAGCTGTGATAACATTCACAATGGACTGAGAGGGGCCCTGTCTTTGGTGAATGGCAGGGACGATGAAGCCTTCAGCCCCCAATGCCACAGGAGCTCTCCTCTGCCTGCCATCATCGGCTTGGCTTCCTCTTCTCCCACCCGAGCCGTCGCTCACACCGTCGGGCCATTCAGCATTCCACTG ATCAGCTACTTTGCCACCTGTGCTTGTTTAAACAACAAACAGGAGTTTCCCTCCTTTCTGAGGACTGTGCCCAGTGATTTGTTCCAGGTCCGAGGGCTGGTCCAGCTTGTGAACCATTTTGGCTGGACATGGGTGGGCGCCATTGCCACAGATGACGATTATGGCCTCTATGGCATTCAGGCCTTTGCACAGCAATTGGAGGAAAGTGGGGGGTGTCTGTCCTTCTACGAAACAATACCTAAAACTTATTCAGCGAAAAAAGTCAAACTGATCGTGGAGATCATCAAATTTTCGACTGCAAAAGTTATCATAGTCTTCATGACAGAAGGGAGGTTTCTCGAGATCCTACAGGAAGTAGTACAGCAGAATATTACCAGTAGGCAATGGGTTGCCAGTGAGGCCTGGGTGACAGCCACATTACTTTCCACACAGGAGTTCCACACAACTTTAGGTGGAACTATTGGCTTTGCGTTTCGCAGTGCACAAATACCAGGGCTTAGGGAATTCCTGCTGAGGATAAGGCCTTCTCC CTATCTCCCTCCCAACTCCCACGTCTGCACGGGCTCAGAAGACTTAATGGAAACTAACAATATTTACTCAGATGTTTCTCAGTTAAGAGTTTCCTACAATGTGTACAAGGCTGTCTATGCCATTGCACATGCTTTGCACAAGCTGCTAGATTGTGAACGCGAA TTTGGAGAAAGGGTAAACTTTGATCAAAATGGAGAACCAGTACCTTTATATGACATTATAAACTGGCAGAAAGATGACAGTGGATATATCAGATTTAAAAAAGTGGGCAGTTTCGATGGCTCGGCACCAGAAGGAAAACAACTGCAGATAAAGGAAGGCTCGATT GTGCCaaagtcagtgtgcagtgagagCTGTCCTTTCGGGACAAGAATAGCCTCTCGTGTCGGGGAGCCTCTGTGCTGTTTTGACTGCCGACCTTGTGCAGATGGTGAAATCAGCAACAAGACTG GCTCCACTGAATGTATCAAGTGCCCTCCAGATTACTGGTCAGATAAACAGAGGATACGGTGCGTGGCAAGGGTGGTGGAGTTTCTGTCTTTCCAGGATACTCTGGGAATTATTTTGGTGATCTTATCCTTTCTGGGAGTCTCTGTAACCCTAGCCGTTTTTGTCACCTTCTATAACTTCAGGAGCACACCTTTAGTAAGGGCCAACAACTCTGAGCTCAGCTTCCTCCTGTTGGCCGCCCTGGTGCTGTGCTTCCTGTGTGCACTCACGTTCTTGGGCGAGCCCTCGGAGTGGACCTGTATGGCTCGGCAGGCAGCGTTTGCAATCAGCTTCGTTCTTTGCATCTCTTGTATTCTTGTGAAAACCATTGTCGTGCTGGTGGCTTTCAGTGCAACACTGCCTGGGTCTAATGCTATTAAACTCTTTGGGCCTTTGCAACAGCGAGGGATCATTATTATTTGCACTGCTATTCAGGTGCTGCTGTGCACTGTGTGGCTTGCTGTGGCTCCCCCATTTCCATTCAAAAACACCATGTACCAGGGGGGAAAGATTATCCTTGAATGTAAAGTGGGATCCGCTTTAGCCTTCTATTCAGTTTTGGGTTACATAGGGTTTCTTTCTTGTATTTGCTTTGCACTGGCTTTTTTGGGCCGCAAACTGCCAGGCAGCTTTAATGAAGCCAAATTCATCACCTTCAGCATGCTTATCTTTTTTGCAGTGTGGATTTCTTTTATACCAGCTTATCAAAGTTCTCCTGGAAAATATACTGTGGCAGTAGAAATATTTGCTATCTTCTCCTCCAGTTTTGGACTGCTTGTCTGTATATTTGTTCCTAAGTGTTATATTATTCTTCTGAGACCTGAGAAGAACACCAAAAAATGTGTTATGAGCCAGACATTGATTGCTTtgaagtataaataa
- the LOC136754116 gene encoding extracellular calcium-sensing receptor-like has translation MIFAIDEINNSSEILPGVTLGYSIYDSCAAIPMALRAAFDLLNGQEAEFSSNTSCTKPSFVPAIVGESGSTPTIAISRVVGPFKIPLVSHFATCACLSNRREYPTFFRTLPSDFYQARALAQLVKYFGWTWIGAIRSDNDYGNFGMATFLEAAQAEGICIEYSVAFYRTNPREKILKVVDVIKKSTAKVIVTFLATGDMHVLLRELSSQDIPVFQWIGTESWLTAPEVLRYSQLSGAIGFAIPKSIISGLKEFLVNIDQAQISSSPLLTEFWEDAFNCSFPGNTVSSNKKACKGTENLHDLQNPYTDTSQLRISNMVYKAVYAVAHSIHNLLCKYSNNHCDKNIQIDPWQVRQQLSTVNFTTRRGDRVYFDANGDPVAIYELVNWQLNGEGKSEFVTVGFYDASAPEGQTFRMKGKNITWTGGQSKIPQSVCSESCPPGTRKAVQNGRPVCCFDCVPCAEGEISNTTDSTDCITCPLKYWPNAQKDECIPKPIEFLSFKEVLGIILVVFSVSGVCVSVAVSLVFFTFRNTPIVRANNSELSFLLLFSLTLCFLCSLTFIGQPSEWSCMLRHTAFGITFVLCISCVLGKTIVVLMAFRATLPGNNIMKWFGPTQQRLSVFVFTFIQALICTLWLLLSPPFPNQNMKYYKDRIILECDLGSAGAFWAVLGYIGFLSAMCFVLAFLARNLPDNFNEAKFITFSMLIFCAVWITFIPAYISSPGKFTVAVEIFAILASSFGLILCIFAPKCYIILLKPEKNTKKHMMGKMPSKSL, from the exons ATGATCTTTGCCATTGACGAAATAAACAACAGTTCAGAGATTCTTCCTGGTGTTACACTGGGCTACAGCATCTATGACTCTTGTGCTGCAATACCAATGGCTTTGAGAGCTGCATTTGACCTATTGAATGGACAGGAAGCAGAATTCTCCTCCAATACATCTTGCACCAAACCATCCTTTGTCCCAGCCATTGTGGGCGAGTCTGGATCTACTCCTACAATAGCCATTTCAAGGGTTGTTGGACCCTTTAAAATCCCACTG GTTAGTCACTTTGCCACTTGCGCTTGTTTGAGTAACAGACGTGAGTACCCAACTTTTTTCAGAACATTGCCCAGTGATTTTTATCAGGCCAGAGCTCTGGCACAACTGGTCAAATACTTTGGGTGGACGTGGATTGGAGCAATAAGAAGCGACAATGATTATGGAAACTTTGGGATGGCAACATTCTTGGAGGCAGCCCAGGCTGAGGGCATCTGCATTGAGTACTCTGTGGCATTTTATAGAACCAACCCAAGGGAGAAAATTCTCAAAGTTGTGGATGTCATAAAGAAATCAACAGCAAAGGTTATTGTAACTTTTCTAGCAACAGGGGATATGCATGTTCTGCTTCGAGAATTATCCAGTCAGGATATTCCTGTATTTCAGTGGATTGGCACAGAGTCCTGGCTGACTGCTCCAGAGGTACTCCGTTACAGCCAATTAAGCGGAGCAATCGGATTTGCTATACCAAAATCCATTATTTCCGGGTTGAAAGAGTTTCTGGTGAATATTGATCAAGCACAGATTTCTAGCAGTCCTCTCTTGACAGAGTTTTGGGAGGATGCATTCAATTGTAGCTTTCCAGGAAACACAGTCTCTTCAAATAAGAAAGCCTGTAAGGGGACTGAGAATTTACATGATCTGCAAAACCCTTATACAGATACCTCCCAGCTAAGGATCTCCAATATGGTATACAAGGCTGTCTATGCTGTAGCTCATTCTATTCACAATCTGTTATGCAAATACTCCAATAATCACTGcgataaaaatatacaaattgacCCATGGCAG GTACGGCAGCAGCTGAGCACTGTGAACTTCACAACCAGGAGAGGTGACCGGGTATACTTCGATGCAAATGGGGATCCAGTAGCCATTTATGAACTGGTGAACTGGCAGCTCAATGGAGAAGGAAAATCTGAGTTTGTAACAGTGGGCTTCTATGATGCGTCAGCACCAGAGGGGCAGACATTCAGGATGAAGGGAAAAAACATCACCTGGACAGGAGGCCAGAGTAAG ATTCCTCAATCAGTGTGCAGTGAGAGCTGTCCCCCAGGCACTCGTAAGGCTGTTCAGAATGGAAGGCCTGTCTGCTGTTTCGATTGTGTACcatgtgctgaaggagagaTCAGCAACACTACAG attCCACGGATTGCATTACATGTCCTCTAAAATACTGGCCAAATGCTCAGAAAGATGAATGCATCCCAAAGCCAATTGAATTCTTGTCATTCAAAGAAGTCCTGGGAatcattttagttgttttttcagTAAGTGGAGTGTGTGTAAGTGTTGCTGTCAGTTTGGTGTTCTTTACCTTCAGAAATACACCCATAGTAAGAGCCAAtaactctgagctcagtttcctcttgctcttctcattaactctgtgtttcctttgctcacttactttcattggccagccctctgagtggtcctgtatgttgcgccacacagcatttggcatcacatttgtcctgtgcatctcttgtgttctggggaaaacaatagtggtgttaatggccttcagggctacactgccaggcaataatattatgaaatggtttgggcccacacagcagaggttaagtgtttttgttttcacattcaTTCAGGCTTTAATTTGCACCCTGTGGCTGCTTCTATCCCCCCCATTTCCaaatcaaaatatgaaatactaCAAAGACAGAATCATTCTGGAGTGTGACCTGGGATCTGCAGGTGCATTCTGggctgtgttagggtatattggattCCTCTCTGCCATGTGCTTTGTGCTGGCTTTCCTGGCTCGTAATCTGCCTGATAATTtcaatgaagccaaattcatcacattcagcatgctcatattctgtgcagtctggatcacctttatcccagcTTATATCAGCTCTCCTGGCAAGTTCACAGTAGCCGTGGAGATATTTGCTATTTTAGCCTCAAGTTTTGGTCTGATCCTTTGCATTTTTGCTCCTAAGTGTTACATTATATTACTGAAGCCAGAGAAGAATACAAAGAAACACATGATGGGTAAAATGCCCTCCAAATCTCTTTGA